Proteins encoded by one window of Akkermansia muciniphila ATCC BAA-835:
- a CDS encoding DUF3656 domain-containing U32 family peptidase: MISDDITLSALRPGDLRPELLAPAGDMDCARAAVANGADAIYFGLDRFNARLRADNFTLDSLPELMRFLHAHGVKGYVTMNTLIFTSELADALSYLGHLNAAGADGVIVQDIGLAHCLTEWGRQVPGMKLELHASTQMTLSSPDGLEFASGFLDLKQAVLARELSLKEIGQCVRHTDIPLEVFVHGALCVAYSGQCLTSESLGQRSANRGECAQACRLPYSLVVDGKTVPLGERRYLLSPQDLCALDRIPDLVRMGVKSYKIEGRLKSPEYVAAVTAAYRKALDAACAGILVDEMVTARDRYALQMVFSRGFSTGWLDGTDHPRLTHGRYGKKRGAYAGVIMNSGQGWLDIRPEGGIPLAPGDGFVIDAGEDRNEEQGGRIWKVQRNRLFFHGKASRIDWSRVKPGQKLWKTDDPALNAELKKMREHLQESTIPLHLTCAGSVGNPLTIACPEYGCSVQSPQPLQTAEKRPLTPEVLKQQLGRLGGTGFRLASCDCPLPEGLMLPLSILNQTRRALVERIQTAREAKESSVPSHPPASFTLPPLPKGTAVPDMPPHLSVLCRKTEQIPAALDAGANAVYLDFEDLRDYAEGIKTVREHGKSIPVFLATPRIQKPSEVGYFKLMERAEPDGILIRNLGAAQYFRQSLLHRIGDFSLNVANPYSAAILKKQGNLAHLTISYDLNAEQVADLLRAAPPEWFELTLHQHMPMFHMEHCVFCTFLSNGTSYKNCGRPCERHHVQLRDRVGQLHPLLADAGCRNTLFNGRAQTGAGFLQDFRRLGLSRFRLELLDDPPEKVRLLVSRYRELLDGSCTAARLIRELDVAEQLGTTEGTLRPG; this comes from the coding sequence GTGATTTCCGACGACATAACCCTTTCCGCCCTCCGGCCCGGAGACCTGCGCCCCGAACTGCTGGCCCCCGCCGGGGACATGGACTGCGCCCGCGCCGCCGTAGCCAATGGCGCAGACGCCATTTATTTCGGCCTGGACCGTTTCAACGCCCGTCTGCGCGCAGACAACTTCACGCTGGATTCCCTTCCGGAACTGATGCGTTTCCTTCACGCACACGGCGTGAAGGGGTACGTGACCATGAATACGCTCATTTTTACCTCCGAACTGGCGGACGCCCTCTCCTACCTGGGCCACCTGAATGCCGCCGGCGCGGACGGGGTCATCGTGCAGGACATCGGTCTTGCCCACTGCCTGACGGAATGGGGAAGGCAGGTTCCCGGCATGAAGCTGGAACTGCACGCCTCCACCCAGATGACACTTTCCTCCCCGGACGGGTTGGAATTCGCCTCCGGATTCCTGGACCTGAAGCAGGCCGTCCTGGCCCGGGAACTGAGCCTGAAGGAAATCGGGCAATGTGTACGGCATACGGACATTCCCCTGGAAGTATTTGTACACGGAGCGCTCTGCGTGGCCTATTCCGGCCAGTGCCTTACATCGGAAAGCCTGGGACAGCGCAGCGCCAACAGGGGAGAATGCGCGCAGGCCTGCCGCCTGCCCTACTCCCTGGTTGTAGACGGCAAAACCGTTCCTCTGGGAGAACGGCGCTACCTGCTCAGCCCGCAGGACCTGTGCGCCCTTGACCGCATCCCGGACCTGGTCCGCATGGGCGTGAAAAGCTACAAGATAGAGGGACGTCTGAAAAGCCCGGAATACGTTGCGGCGGTAACGGCGGCCTATAGAAAAGCTCTGGACGCCGCCTGCGCTGGAATACTTGTGGATGAAATGGTGACCGCACGCGACCGTTATGCACTGCAAATGGTATTTTCACGCGGCTTCTCCACCGGCTGGCTGGACGGGACGGACCACCCGCGTCTGACCCACGGCCGCTACGGTAAAAAGAGGGGCGCCTACGCAGGCGTCATTATGAACAGCGGTCAGGGCTGGCTGGATATCAGGCCGGAAGGGGGCATTCCGCTCGCGCCCGGGGACGGCTTCGTCATTGATGCAGGGGAAGACCGCAATGAAGAACAGGGCGGACGTATCTGGAAAGTGCAGAGAAACCGCCTTTTCTTCCACGGAAAGGCATCCCGTATTGACTGGAGCAGGGTTAAACCCGGGCAAAAACTCTGGAAAACGGATGATCCGGCCCTGAACGCGGAGTTGAAAAAAATGCGGGAACACTTGCAGGAATCCACCATTCCCCTCCATCTGACATGTGCCGGGTCCGTCGGGAACCCCCTGACGATTGCCTGTCCGGAATACGGATGTTCCGTGCAATCTCCCCAGCCCCTTCAGACGGCAGAAAAACGCCCTCTGACTCCCGAAGTGCTGAAACAACAGCTCGGCAGGCTGGGGGGAACGGGATTCCGCCTGGCCTCCTGCGACTGCCCTCTGCCGGAGGGCCTGATGCTTCCGCTCAGCATCCTCAACCAGACAAGGCGTGCCCTGGTGGAACGAATTCAAACGGCCCGGGAGGCAAAAGAATCCTCCGTTCCCTCTCATCCTCCGGCCTCCTTCACCCTTCCTCCGCTGCCGAAGGGAACAGCCGTTCCGGACATGCCTCCCCATTTGTCTGTTCTGTGCCGCAAAACGGAGCAAATACCCGCCGCGCTGGATGCCGGAGCGAATGCCGTTTATCTGGACTTTGAAGACCTCCGGGACTATGCGGAAGGCATAAAAACCGTCCGGGAACACGGAAAAAGCATTCCCGTCTTCCTGGCGACGCCCCGCATCCAGAAACCCTCGGAAGTCGGATACTTCAAACTTATGGAACGGGCGGAACCTGACGGCATCCTTATTCGCAACCTGGGTGCGGCGCAATATTTCCGCCAGTCCCTCCTGCATCGCATCGGAGATTTTTCCCTGAACGTCGCCAATCCATACAGCGCGGCTATCCTGAAGAAACAGGGGAATCTGGCCCATCTCACCATCTCTTACGACCTGAACGCGGAACAGGTGGCGGACCTGCTCCGCGCCGCGCCGCCGGAATGGTTTGAACTGACGCTGCACCAGCACATGCCCATGTTTCATATGGAGCATTGCGTGTTCTGCACCTTCCTGTCGAACGGCACCAGTTATAAGAACTGCGGCCGCCCCTGCGAACGGCATCATGTGCAGCTGCGTGACCGCGTAGGACAGCTTCATCCCCTGCTGGCGGACGCCGGGTGCCGGAACACGCTGTTCAACGGACGCGCCCAGACGGGAGCCGGCTTCCTCCAGGACTTCCGCCGTCTGGGCCTTTCCCGTTTCCGGCTGGAACTGCTGGATGATCCCCCGGAAAAAGTGCGCCTTCTGGTGTCCCGCTACCGGGAGCTGCTGGACGGTTCCTGCACTGCGGCCCGGCTTATCCGGGAATTGGACGTCGCAGAACAGCTCGGCACTACGGAGGGGACGCTCCGGCCGGGATAA
- a CDS encoding cob(I)yrinic acid a,c-diamide adenosyltransferase: MSVITKRGDSGETDLMFGRRSPKTAPRIEAYGTVDELNSLIGVVRHSGVSSRTVEMLDGVQARLVGAMGELATMEEDLPKYDAKGYARIKAEDVAWLEEQAHLLEKECDIRFKGWARPGKEGSLGSAYLDLARSVCRRAERRVVALRLDHALSNVNTALFLNRLSDLCWVLARFEALAAGEKIQA; the protein is encoded by the coding sequence ATGAGCGTAATCACCAAGCGTGGAGACAGCGGAGAAACGGACCTGATGTTCGGCAGGCGTAGTCCCAAGACAGCGCCGCGCATTGAAGCTTACGGAACGGTGGATGAATTAAATTCCCTGATTGGCGTGGTGCGCCATTCCGGGGTAAGCTCCCGGACGGTGGAGATGCTGGACGGCGTCCAGGCTCGCCTGGTGGGTGCCATGGGGGAACTGGCCACGATGGAGGAGGATTTGCCCAAATATGACGCCAAGGGGTACGCCCGCATTAAGGCGGAGGATGTGGCTTGGCTGGAGGAACAGGCCCATTTGCTGGAAAAGGAATGCGACATCCGTTTCAAAGGCTGGGCCCGCCCGGGCAAGGAAGGATCGCTGGGATCCGCATATTTGGACCTGGCCCGTTCCGTCTGCCGCCGTGCGGAACGCCGTGTGGTGGCATTGAGGCTGGATCATGCCCTGAGCAACGTGAACACGGCCCTGTTCCTGAACCGCCTTTCCGATCTCTGCTGGGTGCTGGCCCGTTTTGAGGCGCTGGCCGCAGGGGAAAAGATCCAGGCCTGA
- a CDS encoding bifunctional folylpolyglutamate synthase/dihydrofolate synthase, which produces MNVSAALDWLFSTQFFGIKLGLDNTRKLLAAAGADRINATVVHVAGTNGKGSTCAMIEALARAQGYVTGLFTSPHLVDFSERIRVNGDMITPDALAEEISFLKQLAEGWEQPPTFFELALAVALRHFRKNSVNFIILETGLGGRLDATNAVPKDIAVLAPIGLDHQQYLGDTLEEIAAEKAAIIAPGKPSVTAVQHPGVMAVIERTAQNRRSPLTIARADRKTPIPSLPGAHQRENAALALETMRRLHSLPSPSEAAAVLAKVQWPGRFERLETPPLVLDGAHNEHAARVLASTWKEEFPGRKAALVFAASADKHIREMIPVLREITGEWHLVPCTSPRIMPAEEMAALLGEQETGPVFIHSSLPDGLQAALASPLPVLAAGSLFLLGDLKALLRHAEKRSTAQ; this is translated from the coding sequence ATGAATGTATCCGCCGCCCTTGACTGGCTCTTTTCCACCCAATTTTTCGGGATCAAGCTGGGGCTTGATAATACCAGGAAGCTGCTGGCGGCAGCCGGGGCGGACCGGATAAACGCCACCGTGGTCCACGTGGCCGGCACCAATGGGAAAGGCTCCACCTGCGCCATGATTGAGGCCCTGGCCAGGGCGCAGGGTTATGTCACGGGCCTGTTCACTTCCCCCCATCTGGTAGATTTTTCTGAACGCATCCGCGTCAATGGGGACATGATCACTCCGGATGCCCTGGCAGAAGAAATTTCCTTCCTGAAACAGCTGGCGGAAGGCTGGGAACAGCCGCCCACCTTTTTCGAGCTGGCTCTGGCCGTCGCCCTGCGCCACTTCCGGAAAAACAGCGTGAACTTCATCATTCTGGAAACAGGGCTGGGCGGAAGGCTGGACGCCACTAACGCCGTGCCCAAGGATATCGCCGTACTGGCCCCCATCGGCCTGGACCACCAGCAGTATCTGGGAGATACCCTGGAAGAGATCGCTGCGGAAAAAGCGGCCATCATCGCCCCCGGAAAACCGTCCGTAACTGCCGTGCAGCACCCGGGTGTCATGGCCGTCATCGAACGGACGGCGCAAAACCGCCGTTCTCCCCTCACGATTGCCCGGGCGGACCGGAAAACGCCCATCCCATCCCTGCCAGGAGCCCATCAGCGGGAAAACGCAGCCCTGGCGCTGGAAACCATGAGGCGGCTCCATTCCCTCCCCTCCCCATCCGAAGCCGCCGCAGTCCTGGCCAAGGTACAGTGGCCCGGACGGTTCGAACGCCTTGAGACGCCCCCCCTGGTGTTGGACGGCGCTCATAACGAACATGCGGCGCGCGTGCTCGCGTCCACGTGGAAAGAGGAATTCCCGGGACGGAAGGCGGCACTGGTTTTTGCCGCATCCGCAGACAAGCACATCCGGGAAATGATTCCGGTTTTGCGGGAAATTACCGGAGAATGGCATCTGGTTCCCTGCACTTCCCCCCGCATCATGCCGGCGGAAGAAATGGCTGCCCTGCTGGGCGAACAGGAAACCGGCCCCGTTTTCATCCATTCCTCGCTTCCCGATGGTCTGCAGGCGGCACTGGCCTCCCCGCTCCCGGTCCTGGCGGCAGGTTCCCTGTTCCTTCTGGGAGATTTGAAAGCTCTGCTCCGCCATGCGGAAAAACGCAGCACCGCCCAATAA
- a CDS encoding ribonuclease R family protein, whose translation MNNSLKDRLIRHMEDGHYEPQSKSELARALNVDSRQKLDFRALVDQMEEEGKLVRLQKGRYALKRERRNLVHGMIRILRSGKILFLPRKGDPAAAALGWDTEAVPELELKPNHLGTALDGDRVAVRVERKAARGRRNIRRNRFSSPDADMKARVEEVTERARSRWLGVFRTGKNKPGRVLGDGVSSPSSIELAEKPAMEVLPGQLVSVEPITCGEEKKAPRGKIVEVLGYPDEPHVDMEAVIRKYGLSVEFPASVLRELETLPQTPSPGELARREDWTDRTVITIDPASARDFDDAISITATPSGWTLAVHIADVSHFVKPGGSLDGEALRRGNSTYLPDRVLPMLPHRLSDDLCSLRPDVVRLTKVCEMKFDKKGKMLRARFADAFIRSKARLTYQEAFAMLKGNDKGEVPSTVREAWNLASILRRNRYAKGALDLDFPEVRAVMDKDGRVTGIITEEYDESHQLIEECMLAANEAVALALKNGNRPTIYRVHEEPDSAKLFEFGQLCRLYGHPVHDIDQRQYLNELMKSIKGSPDEQLLKLALLKSLMRARYDTEPLGHYGLATPNYCHFTSPIRRYADLVVHRSLNPLLANPPKGAKGAGSTGRLEEDAEHISETERISASAEKDANRMKLFEWLEGQCYADHPEVHEALVTETRHFGVLLEIPRLQIKGLVKPDKLPGGRWVYEAFASRWKNDHGSVLCAGLRVPVIPVKVDREQQWADFAIVSREKPRQTGKTAFPTKQEKGISGRGRRNR comes from the coding sequence ATGAATAATTCCCTTAAAGACCGCCTGATCCGTCACATGGAAGACGGACATTACGAACCTCAGAGCAAATCTGAACTGGCTCGCGCCCTGAACGTGGATTCCCGGCAGAAGCTGGATTTCCGCGCCCTGGTGGACCAGATGGAGGAGGAAGGAAAACTCGTGCGGCTGCAAAAGGGCAGGTACGCTTTAAAACGGGAGCGCCGGAACCTGGTGCATGGCATGATCCGCATCCTGCGCTCCGGCAAGATTCTTTTTCTCCCCAGAAAAGGGGATCCCGCCGCTGCGGCTCTGGGATGGGACACGGAAGCCGTTCCGGAACTGGAACTTAAACCCAACCATCTGGGCACCGCCCTGGACGGGGACCGAGTGGCCGTGCGCGTGGAACGCAAGGCAGCCAGGGGACGGAGGAATATCCGCAGAAATCGCTTTTCTTCCCCGGATGCCGACATGAAAGCCCGCGTGGAGGAAGTGACGGAACGCGCGCGCTCCCGATGGCTTGGCGTCTTCCGCACCGGAAAAAACAAGCCGGGCCGCGTGCTGGGGGACGGCGTAAGCTCTCCGTCATCCATTGAACTGGCGGAAAAACCCGCCATGGAGGTGCTTCCCGGCCAACTGGTTTCCGTGGAGCCCATAACCTGCGGTGAGGAAAAGAAAGCCCCGCGCGGGAAAATCGTGGAGGTGCTCGGCTATCCGGACGAGCCTCACGTGGACATGGAAGCCGTTATCAGAAAATATGGCCTTTCCGTGGAATTCCCCGCCTCCGTGCTCCGGGAGCTGGAAACGCTGCCTCAAACACCTTCCCCCGGGGAACTCGCCCGCCGGGAAGACTGGACGGACCGTACCGTCATCACCATTGACCCGGCAAGCGCCAGGGATTTTGACGACGCCATTTCCATCACGGCCACTCCGTCCGGCTGGACGCTGGCCGTTCACATTGCGGACGTCTCCCATTTCGTCAAGCCCGGCGGCTCGCTGGATGGGGAAGCCCTGCGCCGCGGCAACTCTACCTACCTGCCGGACCGCGTTCTTCCGATGCTCCCGCACCGCCTTTCCGACGATTTGTGCAGCCTGCGGCCGGATGTCGTGCGCCTGACAAAAGTATGCGAAATGAAATTTGATAAAAAGGGGAAGATGCTCCGTGCCCGCTTTGCTGACGCTTTCATCCGCAGCAAGGCGCGCCTGACCTACCAGGAGGCCTTCGCCATGCTGAAAGGAAACGACAAAGGGGAAGTTCCCTCCACGGTGCGGGAAGCCTGGAATCTGGCCTCCATTCTGCGCCGCAACCGCTACGCCAAGGGAGCCCTGGATCTGGACTTCCCGGAAGTGAGAGCCGTTATGGACAAGGACGGCCGCGTGACGGGCATCATCACGGAAGAGTACGATGAAAGCCATCAGCTCATTGAAGAGTGCATGCTGGCCGCCAACGAAGCCGTGGCCCTGGCCCTGAAAAACGGGAACCGTCCCACCATCTACCGTGTCCACGAAGAACCGGATTCCGCCAAACTTTTTGAATTCGGCCAGTTGTGCAGACTGTACGGGCATCCCGTGCACGATATCGACCAACGCCAGTACCTGAATGAACTGATGAAATCCATCAAGGGTTCCCCGGACGAGCAATTGCTTAAGCTGGCGCTCCTGAAAAGCTTGATGAGGGCCAGGTACGACACGGAGCCCCTGGGCCACTACGGCCTGGCCACCCCCAATTACTGCCACTTCACCAGCCCCATCCGCCGTTACGCGGATCTGGTGGTACACCGCTCCCTGAATCCCCTGCTGGCCAACCCTCCCAAAGGAGCTAAAGGAGCAGGCAGTACAGGCAGGCTGGAGGAAGACGCGGAACACATTTCAGAAACGGAACGCATTTCCGCCAGCGCGGAAAAGGACGCGAACCGGATGAAGCTCTTCGAATGGCTGGAAGGCCAGTGCTACGCGGATCATCCGGAAGTGCACGAAGCTCTGGTTACGGAAACGCGCCACTTCGGCGTTTTGCTGGAAATCCCGCGTCTCCAGATTAAGGGGCTGGTCAAACCGGACAAGCTTCCCGGCGGCCGCTGGGTGTATGAGGCGTTTGCCAGCCGCTGGAAAAACGACCACGGTTCCGTGCTGTGCGCAGGGCTGCGCGTTCCCGTCATTCCCGTGAAAGTGGACAGGGAGCAGCAGTGGGCGGATTTCGCCATCGTCTCACGGGAGAAACCGCGGCAAACGGGAAAAACGGCCTTCCCCACCAAACAGGAGAAGGGCATATCCGGCCGCGGGCGGCGGAACCGCTGA
- a CDS encoding cupin domain-containing protein: protein MTAIQHIPERTPFNYADLTDYREGQITSLALVRSKGVNMTILAFDSEQLLPTHQTPGPALIQILDGTAYFTVGNEEVNLPQGKSLLIPAGVPHSVIARERFKMLVTSILPLD from the coding sequence ATGACAGCCATTCAGCACATCCCCGAACGCACTCCCTTTAATTACGCCGACCTGACTGATTACCGCGAAGGGCAAATCACCAGTCTGGCCCTTGTACGCTCCAAAGGAGTCAACATGACCATTCTGGCCTTTGACAGCGAGCAACTCCTCCCTACCCACCAGACGCCCGGTCCTGCGCTGATACAGATTCTGGACGGGACGGCCTACTTCACCGTAGGCAATGAAGAAGTTAATCTGCCCCAAGGAAAGAGCCTCCTGATTCCCGCCGGAGTACCTCATTCCGTCATTGCCCGGGAACGATTCAAAATGCTGGTTACTTCCATCCTGCCGCTGGACTAA